AAGAAGGTCTTCGACGGGTACCAGTGGACCCGGAAGTGGGCCAAGGAGAACACGCCCGACGTCATCATCCTGGTGTACAACGACCACGCCACGGCGTTCGACTCGAACATCATCCCGACCTTCGTCCTGGGCACGGGCGCGCACTATCCCGTCGCCGACGAGGGTTACGGCCCGCGCCCGGTGCCCGACGTGAAGGGGTATCCCGAGCTCGCCGCGCACATCGCCCAGTCGGTCATCCAGGACGATTTCGACCTCACCCTCGTCAACGAGATGGTCGTCGACCACGGCCTGACCGTGCCGCTGTCGCTGGTGTTCGGCGACGTCGAGGAGTGGCCGTGCCGGGTCATCCCGCTTCCGGTGAACGTCGTGCAGTACCCGGTTCCGTCCGGGCGTCGGTGCTACGAGTTGGGCAAGGCGATCCGTCGCGCGCTGGACAAGTGGGACGGTCCCGAGCTCAACGTGCAGATCTGGGGCACCGGGGGGATGAGC
This region of Microbacterium paraoxydans genomic DNA includes:
- a CDS encoding class III extradiol dioxygenase subunit beta; the encoded protein is MDPALEREVRGDAPGRPAKFTSALFTSHVPAIGAAMDLGKTEEPYWKKVFDGYQWTRKWAKENTPDVIILVYNDHATAFDSNIIPTFVLGTGAHYPVADEGYGPRPVPDVKGYPELAAHIAQSVIQDDFDLTLVNEMVVDHGLTVPLSLVFGDVEEWPCRVIPLPVNVVQYPVPSGRRCYELGKAIRRALDKWDGPELNVQIWGTGGMS